The following nucleotide sequence is from Synchiropus splendidus isolate RoL2022-P1 chromosome 1, RoL_Sspl_1.0, whole genome shotgun sequence.
AACCCCAGATATGTTGCGACGAGTTGTGCGACAGAGCAAGTTCCGTCACGTCTTTGGTCAGGCTGTGAGAAACGACCAGTGCTACGATGACATCCGTGTTTCTAGGGTCACTTGGGATAGTTCGTTTTGTGCTGTCAATCCCAAATTTGTTGCCATCATTATTGACGCGAGTGGAGGGGGGGCCTTTCTCGTTCTTCCTCTGACAAAGGTGAGTGACCCCTCTTGTCTATAGCGTAAAACATTAttctgaggtcatgtgacgaTTCAAAAGGCTCCCTTTGTAACTTAGGCAACATCTGCATAACATGTTTgctgtatatattttggatcaACGAACAGGACTTGTAACTTAAATACCctctggaaacacattttcttacGGCATTAATGTGTCATCGGTCATGATTTAACAACCACCAAGACCCAATCTCAATTACAATCATAGCTAATCAATATTAAAATCAATCTGACAGTGAAAAAAACCAGAGCGCATCCTGTTACAAACGCGCCGTTGAACATACGATAGTCACAGTGGGAGTGAGTGATGTGCCGTTATTATAGGTCACTGGGTTAATGCTTTCATTTCCCCTGGATGATACTGTCAGTTCTTTAAATGAGAGGCTCTTATAAGTGTTTAAGTTGCTTTATTTTAAACAAGAGTGCAAGTTATCACTGTCAACTATGAACTCCTTGAGTCTGTAGCATTAGGTTAGTATTCTACAATACTCAGGTACTGACAAATAAGGCCAGGATTTATTGGATTTTAACCTTGACCTTCTGGTGCCCAAGGAATATTGTCAGGTTTTATTATGGTATTAAATTTATTTGAAAGACCAAGTGCAGTGGTATATTCCTTTAACAACAATGTATCAAGGTAAATACATTGTAcgtatatataaacaaatatatacattgtgggacaaataaatcTGATCTATACCATTAGCTGTAGTCTCTTTCACTCAGTAATAAGATTCAGTGTTAGTTTCTATTCAATATAGTGGGTGTAAATTACACAAAAATGTCAGTCATTATCGAAAacaagatgttttttgtttcattaaacCTTGCTCAAAACAGGTTAGTTCATAAATCCACACTACTAGTTCTTCAAAATCTTTTTTCCTGTCTACATAATCAACCATTTTGTTTTAAGCTAAAAGGTTCATGAGTCAAACATGTCAACTCTTGTGATTTTAGCATAACTTACTTTTGTATAGACCTGTGTCATCCGTTGCattctttattttgttaactGTAATGTCATTTTGTTAACTGTAATGTCATTTTTTCAACTGAATTTGCTGTAAATTCAGATTTATCGTACTTGATCAGTTTGTCACATAATCTGCATCTGTCATCTCTCTTGTAGACTGGACGTATTGACAAGGTCTACCCCACAGTATGTGGTCACACAGGCCCAGTGTTGGACATCGACTGGTGTCCTCATAATGACCTTGTTATTGCCAGCGGCTCTGAGGACTGCACCGTTATGGTAAGACCCACTTTATCTTAGTGAGATCACGTAAGCTGGGGGTGTTACTTTGTCAAGCTTTGTTGAATAatgatgatctttttttttggctgaaagAAAAACTGCATTATCTAGAGCTTGAATCTGGTGATTTTTGAATGTGGGTTGATATAATGGCATTAATATAAAAACATCAAACAGGGCTCAATTGTCTAACATCTGTTGACTTACGTGTATAATTGCATTGGGAGTGCGCTTGTTGAACAACGGCTGCCTGTGTCTTAATTGTGTGCCTGTGGTTCTTCTTGGACTCACAAGATTTCGATGAGCTTGATTGAATACACTATAGTGTTTTTTTATGTCAGCTATTTCAAATCTCAATCGCACAACTTATTTCTGCTTCGACCACATGCACATTTACTTGTCATGTGACGTGGCTGCCTATACATAAGGTATTTGGCTCCCACATGAAATGCTCTTAGTTTCTGGTGCTCCCCTCATCCGTATCAGAAATGTCACATGAAGTGTGTGTTGCTTTCTCATAATACTTCCGTCATAGTTTCTATTCTATTCTGTTATTTTTCAGGTTTGGCAGATACCAGAGAACGGTCTGGAGAATCCGCTCTCAGAGCCAGCTGTCGTGCTTGAGGGTCACTCTAAGAGGGTGGGCATTGTGTCCTGGCACCCCACTGCCCGCAACGTTCTCCTCAGTGCAGGTAGTTTGATCTCACAAATAAACCTTGACTGTTTGTCCTTGTTCCCCAGCTGAGCACTAAATTTAACCACTTATCTCACTGCTTGTCTTGTAGCTTTGTGCTTAAAATAAATTGGGACTCTGACGCCGCCTGTGTTTTATATCCTTTTTAGGGTGCGACAACCAGATCATCATCTGGAATGTGGGCACAGGCGAGGCCATGATCAACCTGGAGGACATGCATCCTGATGTAATCTTCAGTGTCAGCTGGAGCCGTAATGGCAGCCTGCTCTGCACCGCCTGCAAGGACAAGAAGGTCCGAGTCATTGACCCACGGAAAAAGAAAATTGTTGCTGTAAGTAAAAACATTCCTCAGGGCTTCCAGGATGACTCTTCCTTTAAACTGTAACACTAAGCCTGCCGGCATTTCTTACTGGGTTGACAaagatgtttctgtttttaggAGAAGGACAAAGCCCATGAGGGAGCTCGGCCAATGAGAGCGATCTTTTTAGCGGACGGAAACATTTTCACCACTGGATTCAGCCGCATGAGCGAGCGTCAGCTGGCTCTCTGGAAAACTGTACGTCTCCCAGTAGAAAATGATTTTGTAACAGACTAAGTTTTTCCTCAAATCCATCTGAACACGCTGACATTTATTCTCCCTCtcttaagaaaataaaaaatccagACCTTTTTATTTGCTGAACATAGACAATAGAAATAGAACTTGCTATCAAGTTTGGAGAGATCAGGTAATGTTCCTCTCAGATGTACTGAATTATTTTAAACTGGTCCTAGAGGTTCAAATGATGTGAAATATGGCATGAGATGTTCCCATCTTTTCATGAATGCTCCGAAGCTCCGTATTGCACAATGTAACCTTTAATGTGTAGAATAGGGGATGAAGAAAATACACATAGCATTTTTTTGGACGTGTACTTACCCTACACAATGCTGtaaattaaaaattattatATCATGATATCAAGAATACAAGTTAATTCATCTGAACCgagaaacaataataataaaaataataatgatctgGAAACAGAGATCAAAGATGAATCAGAACAGTAAAAGAGGACTGAACATAAagtgttgggcaaaaacttacACACAGGGACGGAAACAAGAACTCAGGAAGTGAACACGAACAGAAAGCGAAGCGCCCAGTAAACTGCATGTCAActcaggaggagcaggggtTTTCACATGTGTTGGAGTTTACTGTATTTAAGATTGGCAGGGTTTATAAGTCTGTAAATTTAGTTGAGCCGTTTCATATATAATAATGGGCAGTGCATTGTTAGTTTGGTTTATTCTTTCATCATCCTCTGGAAACAGTGATAGGCAATGATTTTAGAGCACTTTCACTGCTGCCAGTTAACCCTCAACATGACTGTTCCCAGGACAACATGGATGAGCCCATTTGTGTTCAAGAGATGGACACCAGTAACGGAGTTCTGCTGCCTTTCTACGACCCAGACACCAGCGTGGTCTACCTGTGTGGAAAGGTGCTTCATTACTTGTCCCTTTTCATATGACCAGACCCTGACAGTCATGGATCATGGatcatgtgatcatgtgactctgTCTCCAGGGCGACAGCAGCATCCGCTACTTTGAGATCACAGACGAGGCTCCGTACGTTCACTACCTCAGCACCTTCTCCACCAAGGAGCCGCAGAGGGGGATGGGCTACATGCCTAAACGAGGCCTGGACGTCAACAAATGTGAAATTGCAAGGTATTACAtcaataattattaattattattatttcgcCGTGTGCAATCTGGAGAGTTGCTGAGTTTAAGGTTCACCATGTGGGTCACCTTGTGAAGAAACTGAGCTCAGTTCCAGGCAAAGCTTTCTGCTCTTACAGCCGAGTTGTTTCACTGATGAATGAATTACTTTGCAGGTTTTACAAATTACACGAGCGAAAGTGTGAGCCGATCATCATGACAGTGCCACGCAAGGTAAATGTTACGTTGTTTGGATTTCATTGTCGTTTTGTGCTGCTTAATAGATGACTCACACTCATGAGTGTGAAATAGTTTTTCCAGgccagtagggatgggcgagaACTTTTGTGCACgatataccaccaaacacaagctccacgatgacaattctgcatctcacgataaattcaatGAACAcgctgctcactcactgcatcGGACttacacacatgaacatgatgagaccgTGGCGGTGCGTCAGGCTCTCCAGCTCAACAgcgtttgacagctgacaccgcCGTGTGACAgttgagagtgtggtggactttggttcaccatcgtagttttaGACTTcattttaatccagggaacctttcaTAATGacactgagtctctggatccctgtttattttttttagatggagtggtcctcataggttctctgacacagtcgtctgccttggttcacatcaacacatgtaggtctcccgctgcgctggcacCTCAGcgaaacaccctggtgaaaatagttggatattggacggagctctgctccGGTATTGGTGGCGGCGTTGTCGTCTTACACATCcacattagggttcactgatcgcggacacactctcacaggcagcgctaatgctacaacctggcatcagttagggaccatcaacaaattctaaagcggtcaaagtattgaAAGAAGgcaaaatcttcaataaggcgatggaaaacaaccattttaggagatagaattgtgaaaaggttt
It contains:
- the coro1cb gene encoding coronin-1C-A isoform X1; the protein is MDMLRRVVRQSKFRHVFGQAVRNDQCYDDIRVSRVTWDSSFCAVNPKFVAIIIDASGGGAFLVLPLTKTGRIDKVYPTVCGHTGPVLDIDWCPHNDLVIASGSEDCTVMVWQIPENGLENPLSEPAVVLEGHSKRVGIVSWHPTARNVLLSAGCDNQIIIWNVGTGEAMINLEDMHPDVIFSVSWSRNGSLLCTACKDKKVRVIDPRKKKIVAEKDKAHEGARPMRAIFLADGNIFTTGFSRMSERQLALWKTDNMDEPICVQEMDTSNGVLLPFYDPDTSVVYLCGKGDSSIRYFEITDEAPYVHYLSTFSTKEPQRGMGYMPKRGLDVNKCEIARFYKLHERKCEPIIMTVPRKSDLFQDDLYPDTAGPDPALEAEEWFAGKNGGPILISLKDGYVSTKSRDLKVVKKNVLESKPVVKAENVPHVPKHAPPQPAVKIEDKLEEVLREFKSLRDRVILQDRRIARLEEQVAKVAM
- the coro1cb gene encoding coronin-1C-A isoform X2, which codes for MLRRVVRQSKFRHVFGQAVRNDQCYDDIRVSRVTWDSSFCAVNPKFVAIIIDASGGGAFLVLPLTKTGRIDKVYPTVCGHTGPVLDIDWCPHNDLVIASGSEDCTVMVWQIPENGLENPLSEPAVVLEGHSKRVGIVSWHPTARNVLLSAGCDNQIIIWNVGTGEAMINLEDMHPDVIFSVSWSRNGSLLCTACKDKKVRVIDPRKKKIVAEKDKAHEGARPMRAIFLADGNIFTTGFSRMSERQLALWKTDNMDEPICVQEMDTSNGVLLPFYDPDTSVVYLCGKGDSSIRYFEITDEAPYVHYLSTFSTKEPQRGMGYMPKRGLDVNKCEIARFYKLHERKCEPIIMTVPRKSDLFQDDLYPDTAGPDPALEAEEWFAGKNGGPILISLKDGYVSTKSRDLKVVKKNVLESKPVVKAENVPHVPKHAPPQPAVKIEDKLEEVLREFKSLRDRVILQDRRIARLEEQVAKVAM